A genomic segment from Candidatus Viadribacter manganicus encodes:
- a CDS encoding patatin-like phospholipase family protein, producing MSTQSAGATRDGHLFGPGPKRVLSLDGGGIRGIVTVGMLESVESLLRDTAAPEQRSSFRLSDHFDLIVGTSTGSIIATLLALGASVDEVREHYLSLGPAVFARPRLFGQFLWSKFDHVAFEALLKEKLGERRLNSVDLRTGLVITCKRVDTGSAWILANNPKAKYWPFDQDRLLRDLVRASTAAPSYFAPTEIHVGNGEVGLFLDGAMGGMNNPALAAFLYATASEYGLKWAPGENELSILSLGTGHLKPVFSRQRFRGEAAAGQALFTLKGLLFESQTSAVAVLQALSNSARPFSVNSEIKGFEETLIGGRPLLRFQRFDPPLARTALAEELGIKVSEQQARELASMDNGSPKNMERLLNVGRVLGQRISIGDLVPAQSSAAAMT from the coding sequence ATGTCAACACAATCAGCAGGCGCCACTCGCGATGGGCATTTGTTCGGGCCAGGACCGAAGCGTGTCCTCTCGCTCGACGGCGGCGGCATTCGAGGCATTGTGACCGTCGGGATGCTTGAGAGTGTCGAGAGCCTACTTCGCGACACCGCTGCTCCCGAGCAGCGTTCATCGTTCAGGCTAAGCGATCATTTTGATTTGATCGTCGGCACGTCTACAGGCTCGATTATCGCCACGCTGCTGGCGCTCGGCGCGAGTGTCGACGAAGTGCGCGAGCACTACCTGTCACTTGGTCCCGCCGTCTTTGCGCGGCCACGTTTGTTTGGCCAGTTTCTGTGGTCAAAGTTCGATCACGTTGCCTTTGAAGCTCTGCTGAAAGAGAAGCTTGGAGAACGCCGGCTCAATTCCGTCGATCTTCGAACAGGGTTAGTGATCACCTGCAAGCGCGTCGACACCGGCTCCGCTTGGATTCTGGCGAACAACCCGAAGGCCAAATATTGGCCATTCGATCAAGATCGGTTGCTTCGCGATCTCGTTCGAGCAAGCACCGCCGCGCCTTCCTACTTCGCGCCCACAGAGATCCATGTAGGCAACGGCGAGGTAGGCCTCTTCCTCGATGGCGCCATGGGCGGCATGAACAATCCCGCGTTGGCAGCATTTCTCTACGCTACCGCATCCGAGTACGGCCTGAAGTGGGCCCCCGGCGAAAATGAGCTTTCCATTTTGAGTTTGGGCACGGGCCACCTGAAACCTGTTTTCTCTCGCCAACGCTTCCGCGGCGAAGCCGCTGCCGGCCAGGCCTTGTTCACTCTGAAAGGCCTGCTGTTCGAATCCCAGACGTCTGCGGTTGCGGTGCTGCAAGCGCTTTCCAATTCGGCAAGGCCGTTCAGCGTCAATTCCGAAATCAAAGGCTTCGAAGAGACATTGATAGGCGGTCGGCCGCTGCTACGCTTTCAGCGTTTCGATCCGCCGCTTGCGAGAACTGCGCTCGCTGAGGAGCTGGGCATCAAAGTGTCTGAGCAGCAGGCGCGCGAACTCGCATCCATGGACAATGGCTCTCCAAAGAACATGGAACGGCTCCTCAATGTCGGCCGAGTTCTGGGACAGCGCATATCCATCGGCGATCTGGTCCCAGCCCAATCCAGTGCTGCGGCGATGACGTAG